TAACTTCACAATGTCCTTTTGAAGCTCTTTGAACTTCTCTGGATATTTGTCCGAAATTCATTTCAGGTATGATGATTTTCTCTGTTTTTTTGGCAATTTCTAATATTTTGTAGTCTGGGAATGGCCATACTGTTTCTAATCTGAGAATTCCCGCACTTACTCCTTTTTCTCTAAGTTCATTTACAGCAGTTTCCGCAGACCTTGACGGAGCTCCATAGGATACTACCACAACATCTCCACAATCATCTAAATATTTTTCCTCATAGGATACAATATCCTTTAAATTGTTCAATATTTTATCGTTTAATCTTTTTACTAATTTGTGATGTTCAGCAGGTTTTGAAGCAGCATCCGGATATCCTTTTTCACTATGGGTTAATCCAGTTACATGGGTATTCCAGCCATTACCAAATGTTGGCATCTTAGGAATTAAATCTTCTTCTGGGTAAAATGGATATTTTCCCAGTCCTTCTTTTCTATTAATTATTTCAATTTCCTCTGGAATTACTAATTTTTCTCTCATATGCCCTACAATCTCATCACTCATTACAAAAGCTGGAACTCTGTATTTTTCAGACATATTAAATGCTTTTATGGTGTATTCAAAACATTCTTGAACTGAGGATGGGGCAAAAGCTATAATTTGGTAATCTCCATGAGAGCCCCATTTTGCCTGCATCATATCACTTTGGGATGCCATTGTAGGCTGTCCCGTGGATGGGGACCCCCTTTGAACATCAACCAATACAAATGGTGTTTCAGTCATAACCCCATATCCGATATGTTCCTGCATTAAACTAAATCCTGGACCACTTGTTGCCGTCATAGCCTTAGCTCCTGCCCAAGATGCACCTAAAACAGTTGCTAATGCAGATATTTCATCTTCCATTTGAACATATGGTCTTCCTATCTGTGGCAATCTTTTTGACAATCTTTCGGCAACTTCTGAGGAGGGAGTTATAGGATATCCTCCGAAAAAATTACATCCTGCTGACAGAGCTCCCTCTGCACATGCTTCATTTCCCTGCATAAAATAAGTTCCGGGTTTAAGTTTTCCATCTTTTCCTATCATTTTCTCACCGCAATAGCTTGGTCTGGGCATATCATTTCACAAATATTACAGTATGTGCATTTGGTTATATCTTCAACCTCTGCAACATGAACGCCCTTTTTATTTAATTGTTCTGACATTTTTAATACTTCTTTTGGACAGAATTTTACACATAAAATACATCCTTTGCATAATTCTTCGTCAATATATATCATAGTATCATCTCTGTTTTTTCGGTGTTCTCAGTTTATATTTTAAGATTATTTATTAAATATTAAATTATATCATTATCATTGCTTTCTATTATTTATGAGATACAACATATATAAATTTATATAATGATTTAGCACATTCTTATATCTAATTAGTATAATGGAAATATATATTAATATATTAAATATATACTTATGGGATATTTTTGAGGTGAAATAATGAATAAATATATTAAACAGGGAGCTCCCATTTTGGGCATATTACTTGCAGTTATGTTTGGTGGTCGTGAGGGGGATGCAACTACAAAAACCAATACAACAGAAAAAACCACCAATCCAATTACATTAAAAGTGTCTTATGCAGGGAGTTTGTCGGTTCCATTTGAACAATATGAAAAAATATATAAAAAATATCATAATAATATGGGGGTTCAAAGAGAAGCTGGGGGAAGTGTGGATTGTATTGAAAAAATAATATATTTAAATGATACGGCCGATGTTTTGGCTTCAGCAGACTATTCACTTATTTCAACTATGATGATGCCCGAATATGCAGACTGGTATTTAATGAACGCAAGAAATGAAATTGTAATAGCATACACCGATAAAAGCAATTATAAAGATGAAATAAATTCAGATAACTGGTATAATATATTAAATAAACCAAATGTTAAATTTGGATTTACAAGCCCTAATAAGGACCCTTGCGGATACAGAAGCCTAATGACAATACAGTTGGCCGAGTTGCACTATAATATCCCAACAATATTTAATGATTTAGCATTGAAAAATACAAATTTTGGGGTTGAGAAAGAAAATGGAACTAATACAATTATAATTCCAAAAGAAATAAAAGATATAAATACAGATAAGATATTTTTAAGAAATACAGAATCCGAGGTATTGGAGCCACTTAAAACTGGGGTATATGATTATTTATTTATATATAAAAGTGTGGCTGACCAACATAATTTAAAATATATCGAACTTCCGAAAGAAATAAATCTGGGGTATCATGAATATGCCGATAACTATAAAAAAGTTAAATTAACCACAGGAGATGGGAAAACTAAAACGGCAAAACCAATTATTTATGGAATTACAGTTCCTAAAACGGCAAAACATCAAAAAGAAGGAATTGAATTTGTTAAAACAATATTGGAACACCCCGAAGTATTTGAAAATGCAGGGCAACCAGTAATTGAACCTGCTGTTGGATTTGGCAATATTCCTGATGAGCTTAAAGAATTTGTTGAAATAAGAAAATAAGGAAAAATGCAATATATAATTTTTTAATCTTTTTTATATCCAAATTATCCAAATTTTTTTAACATATTCCGCAGGAGCTCCCGGTCCATAATGAGGAGTAATTCACTAGTTTATATCTTCCTAACATTATGATAACTATAACACATAATAACAACTATTGCCCAACAGCCAAACAAAAAATAACTAAAAATATAAATATATAATACGCATATATGCTAATATTATTTATTATTATTATTATAATTTGGTGGTATAGTGGTATCTGAAAATATAAAATCATTTGTGGAAGAAATTAACAATCAAGTAAAAAATGAAGGAAAATATATTGAATTGCTTTCCACAGTAGAATATTTAATAAATCTTGTGGAACCAGATAAAAGAGAACAATTTAAAAATGCACTAAATAATGCTGAAAATATGGACGATGTAAATGAAGTATTGGGTGCATTAAAATTACAGCTTGGGGCCCAGGGTGCTAAAAAACTTCTCAGTATTTAACTATTTAATCAAATTTTACTCTTTTTTGATTCGTTCATATAATTATATAATTTTGTAATGGTTTCGTCTGAAATTACATGCTCTATTTTACATGCTTCTTCTGATGCTTTTTTCTCGTCTAATTTAAGATAATCCCTTAAAAATGATTCTATGATTTTGTGTTTTCGTATGATTTTTTTGGCAACTTCTTTCCCTTTTTCAGTTAATCTAATACCTATATAGGGCTCGTAAAGTATATATTCCTTTGAATGTAGTTTTTTGGCCATGCTGGTAATTGCAGACGGATTTATATTTAACAGTTGGGCCAATTCCGTAGTTCTTATAGGCCGGTCGTTTTTTTTGATAAATAAATATATCGTTTCTAAATAGTCTTCAATATTGGAGGAAATCATTGCTTCACCGGATTTATAATTTTTTAGTTGAATTAATTGAATATATGCATAATATAATTTATATGATTTTTCATTGTTTCACCAGAAATAAAACGAAATACTTAATTTAAATTATTATATATCCTATTGCCAAGAGATATTATGTAATGCCATCAAACATAATATACAAACATAATACAATCCACAGTAAAAACCCATATACAAACCCATATACTATACAATATTATTTTATAAAATAGGACTGTATTATTTTATATATTTATACCTATATACACACCTATAAATACATATACATAACATATATTATATGTATATTTATTAATATACTATAAAATGTGGCGGTTATTTTATTGTTGTATAACTATATTAGTTATATATTGAAAACAATAATAAATAATAATAAAAAAAATAATAATTTATTTTATGCGAGAAAAAGGTGAAAAAATTACTCAACCAAAAGATATAATATTAAAAAAAAGTGATGAAATTAATGGGTTAGAAGTAGAAGGTCCATCATTGGACAACGATATTGATTTAAAAGATATAATTACAAATTATTATCAAAAAATAGGTTTTCAGGCAACGGCTGTTGGAAATGCCATAAATATATGGAAAAATATTGATAAAATAAAGCAGACAGACGAAATAACTGTTTTTATGGGATATACTTCAAATATGGTTTCATCTGGATTGCGAGAAATAATATCATATTTGGCAAAGCATAATAAAATAGATGTAATAGTTACCACAGCAGGAGGGGTTGAGGAAGATTTTATAAAATGCTTAAAACCTTTTATCGTGGGAGAGTGGGATTTAGACGGAAATTATTTACGGGAAAAAGGAATTAATAGAATTGGGAATATATATGTTCCAAATGATAGATATATTGAATTTGAAACCTATATGACGGAATTTTTTGAGCTATTGGACGAAAAACAGCAACAAACCAATAATATTATATCGGCACAGGAGTTTTGTTATGAATTGGGTAAATTTATGGATAGAAAATTGCCCGATGAAGCAAAAGAAAAATCCATTATTTACTGGGCATATAAAAATAATATTCCAATGTTTTGCCCTGCCATAACAGATGGTTCTATTGGAGATATGCTTTATTTCTATAAAATAGAAAGAAAATCAAATTTAAAAATAGATATTGCCGAAGATATTGTAAAATTAAATGATATTGCTGTAAATTCTAAAAAAACAGCCTGTATTGTGTTGGGGGGCTCACTTCCAAAACACAGCATAATAAATGCAAATTTGTTCAGAGAGGGTACAGATTATGCTATATATATTACTACGGCCATTCCAAATGATGGCTCACTTAGTGGGGCTCCACCAGAAGAAGGAATTTCATGGGGGAAAATTCAGTCAAAAGCAGATTTCGTTGAAGTGTGGGCCGACGCCACAATAGTATTTCCATTAATTGTTTATGGAGTATTTAAATAATTGGAGCTCCAATTCTTGGAGCCCCCAATAAATCTATAATTTATTTAAATCATTATGGGTATTCACATTTACAAAAGATTTATGAGTTTCATCTATTTCATTAACATCAACAAATAATGGATTTAATTCATTTATATACTGTCTTATTGCTGGATGCCTATCTCCCGAGGAGCTCCTAATTATTTTTTCTAATGTTTTTATGGTGGATTTGTGATATATCGAAAATAATGGTTCAATATATCCATTTTCATGTTTTGGTATGATGCAATTACAATTATTTGATTCTGCCAATGGTATTTTATTTATTATATTTTTAATTGAATTTTCGGAGATTAATGGAGTATCACATGGTAGAATTAATACCCAACCCCCTTCTATTAAATTCATACCTGATAAAATTCCAATTAATGGACCTTTATTATACAGTATGTCAAATGTAATTGTTTGGTTATATTTTTTAAATATGTGAATTTGGTTATCTATGTCGCACTTATTTAGTGTATTTGCACTATTTTCAGAATTACAAATATGTTTAAATACTACAACAAATGGGAGCTCCATATTATGCAACACATCGGCAACCTTTTCTATTAAATAGTTATTATTTACTTTTCTAAATGGTTTTTCTCCGCCCATCCTTGTAGCTTTTCCGCCCGATAATATTATTGCTGAAATTCTTTTATTAATCATATTATTACTACCCGTTTTTGATAAAATATATATATTAGTTATATATATGGTTAATTACCAAACAATGACTTTAAGTAAAAAATAGCTGAAATCAATAAAAAACGGTGAATTAAATGGTAGAATCTGGAAAACTTGTGAGCATTTCATATAATGGATACATAGACGATAAATTATTTGACACGACAAACGAAGAAATGGCAAAAGAAAACAACATCTATAATCCATCAATGGTTTATGGTCCTGTTGTAGTGTCTGTTGGGAGTAAAATGCTTGTTCCAGGATTAGATGCTGCATTATTGGAAATGGAAGAAGGCGAAGAAAAAGAGTTGGAGCTCCAACCAGAACAAGCATTTGGTGTAAGAGACAAATCAAAAGTAAAAATTGTTTCAATGAAAGAATTTAAAAAACACAATGTTCAGCCAATAAAAGGCATGCCAATAACAATCGATAACCAGGTAGGAAAAGTGGCTAGTGTTAATGGTGGAAGAGTTTTAGTAGATTTCAACCATGAATTGGCTGGAAAAGTT
The window above is part of the Methanococcus aeolicus Nankai-3 genome. Proteins encoded here:
- a CDS encoding 2-oxoacid:acceptor oxidoreductase subunit alpha is translated as MIGKDGKLKPGTYFMQGNEACAEGALSAGCNFFGGYPITPSSEVAERLSKRLPQIGRPYVQMEDEISALATVLGASWAGAKAMTATSGPGFSLMQEHIGYGVMTETPFVLVDVQRGSPSTGQPTMASQSDMMQAKWGSHGDYQIIAFAPSSVQECFEYTIKAFNMSEKYRVPAFVMSDEIVGHMREKLVIPEEIEIINRKEGLGKYPFYPEEDLIPKMPTFGNGWNTHVTGLTHSEKGYPDAASKPAEHHKLVKRLNDKILNNLKDIVSYEEKYLDDCGDVVVVSYGAPSRSAETAVNELREKGVSAGILRLETVWPFPDYKILEIAKKTEKIIIPEMNFGQISREVQRASKGHCEVSLVGKTGGEIHVPEEIINEL
- a CDS encoding deoxyhypusine synthase; the protein is MREKGEKITQPKDIILKKSDEINGLEVEGPSLDNDIDLKDIITNYYQKIGFQATAVGNAINIWKNIDKIKQTDEITVFMGYTSNMVSSGLREIISYLAKHNKIDVIVTTAGGVEEDFIKCLKPFIVGEWDLDGNYLREKGINRIGNIYVPNDRYIEFETYMTEFFELLDEKQQQTNNIISAQEFCYELGKFMDRKLPDEAKEKSIIYWAYKNNIPMFCPAITDGSIGDMLYFYKIERKSNLKIDIAEDIVKLNDIAVNSKKTACIVLGGSLPKHSIINANLFREGTDYAIYITTAIPNDGSLSGAPPEEGISWGKIQSKADFVEVWADATIVFPLIVYGVFK
- a CDS encoding metal-dependent transcriptional regulator, whose product is MISSNIEDYLETIYLFIKKNDRPIRTTELAQLLNINPSAITSMAKKLHSKEYILYEPYIGIRLTEKGKEVAKKIIRKHKIIESFLRDYLKLDEKKASEEACKIEHVISDETITKLYNYMNESKKSKI
- a CDS encoding peptidylprolyl isomerase, which codes for MVESGKLVSISYNGYIDDKLFDTTNEEMAKENNIYNPSMVYGPVVVSVGSKMLVPGLDAALLEMEEGEEKELELQPEQAFGVRDKSKVKIVSMKEFKKHNVQPIKGMPITIDNQVGKVASVNGGRVLVDFNHELAGKVVKYNLKVEKLIEEPEEIIKELIKLYAQKINTDDIAIKLTKKTATITLPESASFLQNLQMIKMAVANEAMARINGMEKVSFVDVFEKKKAKAAKSENNE
- the wtpA gene encoding tungstate ABC transporter substrate-binding protein WtpA; the protein is MNKYIKQGAPILGILLAVMFGGREGDATTKTNTTEKTTNPITLKVSYAGSLSVPFEQYEKIYKKYHNNMGVQREAGGSVDCIEKIIYLNDTADVLASADYSLISTMMMPEYADWYLMNARNEIVIAYTDKSNYKDEINSDNWYNILNKPNVKFGFTSPNKDPCGYRSLMTIQLAELHYNIPTIFNDLALKNTNFGVEKENGTNTIIIPKEIKDINTDKIFLRNTESEVLEPLKTGVYDYLFIYKSVADQHNLKYIELPKEINLGYHEYADNYKKVKLTTGDGKTKTAKPIIYGITVPKTAKHQKEGIEFVKTILEHPEVFENAGQPVIEPAVGFGNIPDELKEFVEIRK
- a CDS encoding molybdenum cofactor guanylyltransferase; this translates as MINKRISAIILSGGKATRMGGEKPFRKVNNNYLIEKVADVLHNMELPFVVVFKHICNSENSANTLNKCDIDNQIHIFKKYNQTITFDILYNKGPLIGILSGMNLIEGGWVLILPCDTPLISENSIKNIINKIPLAESNNCNCIIPKHENGYIEPLFSIYHKSTIKTLEKIIRSSSGDRHPAIRQYINELNPLFVDVNEIDETHKSFVNVNTHNDLNKL
- a CDS encoding 4Fe-4S dicluster domain-containing protein; amino-acid sequence: MIYIDEELCKGCILCVKFCPKEVLKMSEQLNKKGVHVAEVEDITKCTYCNICEMICPDQAIAVRK